A genome region from Labilibaculum antarcticum includes the following:
- a CDS encoding glucosaminidase domain-containing protein, giving the protein MKRVLIYIVLSFILGSSVFAKGLTRKEYIEKYKELAVREMQRTGIPASITLAQGLLESGNGNSLLATKGNNHFGIKCHDWTGPSMKMDDDHRRECFRKYDHPYDSYKDHSQFLTSRSRYAFLFKYNSDDYKHWAHGLKKAGYATDPQYAHRLIKIIDEEHLHKLDIKGKGDDFIIERPTGTDLADIDSGYEIDPFGARLEIANGVHYIVTKKGDTFYSIEKSLDVNRRKLLRYNDLPKNYILQLDQRLYLHKKRRKAARGYNFHRVKEGESLYGIAQEYGVRLKRIRKINDVDKNYKPVLGERIWLRHKKR; this is encoded by the coding sequence ATGAAGAGAGTTTTAATATATATAGTACTTAGTTTTATTTTGGGTTCATCTGTGTTTGCAAAAGGCTTAACCAGAAAAGAGTACATCGAAAAATATAAGGAACTAGCTGTTCGTGAAATGCAGCGAACAGGGATTCCTGCCAGTATTACCTTGGCTCAAGGGTTACTTGAATCCGGGAACGGAAATTCATTACTGGCTACAAAAGGGAATAATCATTTCGGAATTAAGTGTCACGATTGGACGGGTCCGAGCATGAAAATGGATGATGATCATAGAAGAGAGTGCTTTCGAAAGTATGATCATCCGTATGATTCTTATAAGGATCATTCTCAATTTTTAACCTCACGATCGCGTTACGCGTTTTTGTTTAAATACAATTCAGATGATTACAAGCATTGGGCTCATGGATTGAAAAAAGCAGGATATGCTACCGATCCTCAGTATGCTCATCGGTTAATAAAAATAATTGATGAGGAACATTTACACAAGCTTGATATAAAAGGGAAAGGTGATGATTTCATTATTGAAAGACCTACGGGAACCGATCTGGCAGATATTGATTCTGGTTATGAAATTGATCCATTTGGAGCACGATTGGAAATAGCGAACGGAGTACATTATATAGTTACTAAAAAAGGCGATACATTCTATAGTATTGAGAAAAGCCTAGACGTAAACCGGAGGAAACTGTTGAGGTATAATGATCTTCCTAAGAATTACATTTTGCAACTCGATCAGCGATTGTATTTGCATAAAAAGCGCAGGAAAGCAGCCAGAGGTTACAATTTTCATAGGGTGAAAGAAGGCGAAAGCTTGTATGGTATTGCACAAGAATATGGAGTTCGATTGAAGAGGATCCGAAAAATTAATGATGTAGATAAGAATTATAAGCCCGTGCTTGGAGAACGAATATGGCTAAGACATAAAAAGAGATAA
- a CDS encoding 3-hydroxyacyl-CoA dehydrogenase/enoyl-CoA hydratase family protein codes for MHRKIRKVAVLGAGVMGAQIACHFANIGMEVLLLDIPPKELNADEEKAGFSLAHAKVRNRIVNQLLARTVKMHPDPLYLKSFAERILTGNFEDDLSRIQDCDWVIEVIIENLGIKQKLYTRIEEFRKPGSLITSNTSGIPIGMLLEGRSDDFKQSFCGTHFFNPPRYLKLLEIIPSKHTSQEVINFLTEFGERHLGKSIVNCKDTPAFIANRIGVYSMMSVFHLQKEFDFSVEEIDKLTGQIIGRPKSATFRTCDVVGLDTLVLVAQNLKKALSHDESKDVFEIPDFIQKLMENQWLGSKTGQGFYKKIKNEEGISEILSLNLSSFEYQAKQRIKFAEFEAAKAIPHLNDRFKLLLKGEGKVSQFYRKLFLGLFAYVSNRIPEISNEIYKIDEAICTGFAWEMGPFEIWDAIGLKKTIPMMEELGFKPAEWIYKMAEKDLKFYQLKDGNKQFYDVKSQNYLTIPGTEELILLNNIRPTHSIWSNEGCSIVDLGDGVINLEFHTKMNTIGSEIIQGINKAVELAETEYKALIISNEGENFSAGANIGLVFMLAIEQEFEELDMVVRTFQNTMLKLKYASVPVIAAPHGMTLGGGCEVCMHSDKVIAHAETYMGLVELGVGVIPAGGGTKEFAYRLSKEMAADDIRTNRFRDKFLTIGQAKVSTSGYEAFELGYLRKDVDEVIVSRKHQLSYAKKAALLMCEKGYTPPQPTKDIRVLGAEGLALVYSGADGMEVGNYISEYDKYLSIELGKVLSGGELSEPAEVTENYLLNLERIAFVKLCQQKKTLERMQSLLQKGKILRN; via the coding sequence ATGCATCGTAAAATAAGGAAAGTTGCCGTTTTGGGAGCCGGTGTTATGGGTGCCCAAATCGCCTGTCATTTTGCAAATATTGGAATGGAAGTTCTTTTACTGGATATCCCTCCAAAAGAATTAAACGCTGATGAAGAAAAAGCAGGCTTCTCTCTTGCACATGCTAAAGTGAGAAATAGAATTGTAAATCAACTGCTTGCAAGGACAGTGAAAATGCACCCAGACCCTTTGTATCTGAAAAGTTTTGCGGAGCGAATTTTAACAGGAAATTTTGAAGATGATCTTTCTCGAATTCAAGATTGTGATTGGGTCATAGAGGTCATTATTGAAAATTTAGGGATCAAACAAAAATTATATACCCGTATCGAGGAGTTTAGAAAACCAGGTTCCTTAATTACAAGCAATACATCAGGAATACCGATTGGAATGTTATTGGAAGGCAGATCGGATGATTTTAAACAATCGTTCTGCGGTACGCATTTTTTCAACCCTCCAAGATATTTAAAACTTCTAGAGATCATTCCTTCTAAACACACTTCTCAGGAAGTAATCAATTTCCTCACTGAATTTGGAGAAAGACATTTGGGCAAATCTATAGTGAATTGTAAGGATACACCTGCCTTTATCGCGAATAGAATTGGAGTGTATTCCATGATGTCAGTATTTCATCTTCAGAAAGAATTTGATTTTTCGGTGGAAGAAATAGATAAGTTAACGGGCCAAATTATTGGGAGACCAAAATCTGCGACATTCCGAACCTGCGATGTGGTTGGATTGGACACTTTAGTGCTTGTGGCTCAAAACCTAAAAAAAGCACTTTCGCACGATGAATCCAAAGATGTTTTTGAGATTCCTGATTTCATTCAGAAATTAATGGAAAACCAATGGCTGGGGTCAAAAACCGGACAAGGCTTTTATAAAAAGATTAAAAATGAAGAAGGAATCAGTGAGATCCTTAGCCTGAACTTATCCAGTTTTGAATATCAGGCCAAACAGAGAATTAAATTTGCTGAATTTGAAGCAGCCAAAGCCATTCCTCATCTGAACGACCGATTTAAATTGCTGTTAAAAGGAGAAGGGAAAGTCAGTCAATTCTATCGCAAATTATTTTTGGGATTGTTTGCCTATGTATCGAACCGAATTCCTGAAATTTCAAATGAAATTTACAAAATTGATGAAGCTATATGCACCGGGTTTGCCTGGGAAATGGGCCCCTTCGAAATATGGGATGCCATAGGATTGAAAAAAACCATTCCAATGATGGAAGAGTTGGGATTTAAACCGGCAGAATGGATTTATAAAATGGCCGAGAAAGACTTAAAGTTCTATCAATTAAAAGATGGCAATAAGCAATTCTATGATGTCAAAAGTCAAAATTATCTCACAATTCCAGGAACTGAAGAATTAATATTGCTCAACAATATTCGTCCAACACATAGTATATGGAGTAACGAAGGATGCAGTATTGTTGACTTGGGTGATGGAGTAATAAATCTGGAATTCCACACCAAAATGAATACCATTGGAAGTGAAATTATTCAGGGAATCAACAAAGCTGTTGAGTTAGCCGAAACAGAATACAAAGCCCTCATCATTTCCAACGAAGGAGAAAACTTCTCGGCTGGGGCAAATATCGGCTTGGTATTTATGCTTGCCATTGAACAAGAATTCGAGGAACTGGACATGGTTGTTCGAACCTTCCAAAATACCATGCTGAAACTAAAATATGCATCGGTTCCGGTTATTGCCGCTCCGCATGGAATGACTTTGGGTGGTGGATGCGAAGTTTGCATGCACTCGGATAAGGTGATTGCTCATGCCGAAACTTATATGGGATTGGTTGAATTGGGTGTTGGCGTAATTCCGGCTGGTGGTGGTACCAAAGAATTTGCCTATCGCCTGTCGAAAGAAATGGCTGCAGATGACATTAGAACCAACCGTTTCCGGGATAAGTTCTTGACTATCGGACAAGCAAAAGTATCAACATCAGGATATGAAGCCTTTGAATTGGGATACCTGCGAAAAGACGTAGATGAAGTAATTGTAAGCAGAAAGCATCAATTGTCATATGCAAAAAAAGCGGCTCTTTTGATGTGCGAAAAAGGCTACACTCCTCCTCAGCCAACCAAAGATATTCGCGTGCTAGGTGCCGAAGGACTTGCTTTGGTTTATTCCGGAGCAGATGGAATGGAAGTTGGCAATTACATTTCGGAGTACGATAAATATCTATCCATAGAACTTGGAAAAGTATTGAGCGGCGGAGAACTGAGCGAACCGGCAGAAGTTACCGAGAACTACCTTTTGAATCTGGAACGTATTGCTTTTGTGAAACTATGTCAGCAAAAGAAAACCTTAGAGCGAATGCAAAGTCTGCTGCAAAAAGGTAAAATTCTTCGAAACTAA
- a CDS encoding acetyl-CoA C-acyltransferase, with product MNAYIVAAYRSPVGKAKKGNLRFIRPDDLAAQVVQHIMKEFPNLDPAMVDDVIVGNATPEAEQGLNVGRMIALMGLDNVQVPGMTVNRYCSSGLESIAIAASKIEAGMADCIFAGGVEMMSLMPMGGWRLVPNLGIAKSHPDWYWNMGITAEALQVKYNISRKEQDAFAFHSHRKALAALAQNRFANEIVPIKVIETFVNGDDKAQSREHIITLDEGPRLGTTEEALSKLRPVFAQGGSVTAGNSSQTSDGAAFVLVVSEKMLKQLNVEPIARFVSYSVAGVEPKHMGIGPVEAIPKVLKRSGLAMNQIEQIELNEAFAVQALAVIKELGLNPEITNVNGGAVALGHPLGCTGTKLTVQLLHEMRKRKQKYGMVTMCVGSGQGAAGIFEMM from the coding sequence ATGAACGCATATATAGTAGCCGCCTATCGAAGCCCTGTAGGCAAAGCAAAAAAAGGAAACCTAAGATTCATTCGTCCCGATGATCTGGCAGCCCAGGTGGTTCAACACATCATGAAAGAGTTTCCAAATTTAGATCCTGCAATGGTAGATGATGTGATTGTAGGAAATGCAACACCTGAAGCGGAACAAGGCTTAAACGTTGGTCGAATGATTGCGCTAATGGGATTAGACAATGTTCAGGTTCCGGGTATGACCGTAAACCGGTATTGCTCATCGGGATTGGAGAGCATCGCCATTGCTGCCTCAAAAATTGAGGCTGGTATGGCCGATTGTATCTTTGCCGGAGGTGTTGAAATGATGTCACTAATGCCGATGGGAGGATGGCGCTTGGTGCCTAATCTGGGAATTGCAAAATCTCATCCCGATTGGTACTGGAACATGGGAATTACTGCCGAAGCCCTGCAAGTGAAGTACAATATATCTCGCAAAGAACAAGATGCCTTCGCTTTCCATTCTCACCGAAAAGCCCTGGCAGCATTGGCTCAAAATCGCTTTGCGAATGAAATAGTTCCCATTAAAGTGATAGAGACTTTTGTTAATGGAGACGACAAAGCTCAAAGCAGAGAGCACATAATTACTTTGGATGAAGGCCCTAGATTGGGAACGACAGAAGAGGCTTTGAGCAAATTAAGACCTGTTTTTGCACAGGGCGGAAGTGTTACCGCCGGTAACTCATCACAAACCTCTGATGGTGCTGCATTTGTTTTGGTGGTATCTGAAAAGATGTTGAAACAACTGAATGTAGAGCCGATAGCCCGCTTCGTTTCTTACTCGGTAGCTGGTGTAGAACCCAAACACATGGGAATTGGGCCGGTAGAGGCCATTCCAAAGGTTTTGAAACGCTCTGGTTTAGCAATGAATCAAATAGAACAGATTGAGTTGAACGAAGCTTTTGCAGTACAAGCACTTGCCGTGATAAAAGAGTTGGGTCTAAATCCTGAAATCACCAATGTAAATGGTGGTGCCGTTGCTCTGGGACATCCCCTTGGCTGTACCGGAACAAAATTAACAGTTCAACTGCTTCACGAGATGAGAAAACGAAAGCAAAAATACGGCATGGTTACCATGTGTGTTGGTTCCGGACAAGGAGCTGCAGGAATTTTCGAGATGATGTAA
- a CDS encoding acyl-CoA dehydrogenase family protein, translated as MEKIKTVKGGQFLVKETSPQDIFIPEEISEEQKMIMETCHDFQEKEILPLLDEIDSQKEGLMTSLMDKAGELGLLGIAVPEEYGGFGQDLNTSMLSTEIMGTYSSFAVAYAAHVGIGTLPILYYGTQEQKGKYLPMLASGEYKGAYCLTEPGAGSDANSGKSKAILSADGSHYVLNGQKMWITNAGFADIYTVFAKIDDDKNLSAFIVEKTFNGIKLGLEEKKMGIKGSSTCMMFFEDCKIPAENLLGERGEGFKIALNILNNGRIKLAAAVLGAGKKVITHSITYANERIQFGKTIGNFGAIQYKIAEQAIRTYAVESAIYRCSNDIQNAMLHLIEEGMPKEKAVIQAQKEFAAEAAILKVAASEVLDYVTDEGVQIYGGMGYSSEAPMERAYRDSRINRIFEGTNEINRMLIVDFLLRKAFKNELPLLSAAQDVVKELMAIPEFGEEDTSLLARESKLIVGFKKSALLIAGAAAQKSMQKLSDEQEILMNISDIIIDCYQAESLLLRVKKLISLKGEEACTEQIAMCEVFFYDAADRIHKNAKDATNAIAQGDELRMMLLGLKRFTKHSGLNSKAKRRLIAEKLIDENKYCF; from the coding sequence ATGGAAAAGATAAAAACAGTAAAAGGCGGACAATTTTTGGTGAAAGAAACCAGTCCTCAAGATATTTTCATCCCTGAAGAAATTTCAGAGGAGCAAAAAATGATCATGGAAACTTGCCATGATTTTCAGGAAAAGGAAATTCTTCCTCTGTTGGACGAAATCGACAGTCAGAAAGAAGGATTAATGACCTCTTTAATGGATAAAGCGGGCGAGTTGGGTTTACTGGGAATTGCCGTTCCGGAAGAATATGGTGGTTTCGGCCAGGATTTGAATACATCGATGCTGAGTACCGAAATAATGGGAACTTACAGCTCTTTTGCTGTTGCTTACGCAGCTCATGTGGGAATTGGCACCCTTCCAATTTTGTATTACGGAACGCAGGAACAAAAGGGAAAATATTTACCAATGCTGGCAAGCGGAGAATACAAAGGAGCCTATTGCTTAACTGAACCCGGAGCCGGCTCAGATGCCAACTCAGGTAAGAGCAAAGCAATTCTCTCGGCTGACGGATCTCACTATGTTTTAAACGGTCAAAAAATGTGGATCACCAATGCTGGCTTTGCAGATATCTACACCGTTTTTGCCAAGATCGATGATGATAAAAACCTAAGTGCATTTATTGTTGAAAAAACGTTTAATGGCATAAAACTCGGACTGGAAGAAAAAAAGATGGGCATTAAAGGCTCATCGACCTGTATGATGTTTTTCGAAGATTGTAAGATTCCGGCAGAAAATCTGCTTGGCGAACGGGGCGAAGGATTTAAAATCGCGTTAAATATTTTAAACAATGGCCGAATAAAATTGGCCGCCGCTGTTTTAGGAGCTGGCAAAAAGGTAATTACCCATTCAATTACTTATGCCAATGAGCGAATACAATTCGGAAAAACCATTGGTAATTTTGGTGCCATACAATACAAAATTGCAGAACAGGCAATTCGAACCTATGCGGTTGAATCGGCCATTTACCGTTGCAGCAACGACATACAAAATGCAATGCTTCACTTAATCGAAGAAGGAATGCCGAAAGAAAAAGCTGTTATTCAGGCTCAAAAAGAATTTGCAGCCGAAGCAGCCATTCTAAAAGTGGCCGCATCCGAAGTTTTAGACTATGTAACCGATGAAGGCGTTCAGATTTATGGAGGAATGGGCTATTCTTCCGAAGCACCTATGGAACGGGCTTACCGCGATTCCCGTATCAATCGGATTTTTGAAGGAACCAATGAGATTAATCGAATGCTGATTGTAGACTTCTTGTTGCGCAAAGCTTTCAAAAATGAATTGCCTCTGCTCTCGGCTGCCCAAGATGTTGTTAAAGAATTAATGGCAATTCCTGAATTTGGAGAGGAAGATACATCACTCTTGGCCCGGGAAAGCAAATTAATAGTCGGCTTTAAGAAAAGTGCCCTGTTAATAGCAGGTGCCGCAGCTCAAAAGTCCATGCAAAAGCTAAGCGATGAGCAGGAAATTTTAATGAATATTTCTGATATCATTATTGATTGCTATCAGGCAGAATCACTTTTATTGCGGGTAAAAAAGCTGATTAGCTTGAAAGGAGAAGAAGCATGCACAGAACAAATAGCCATGTGTGAAGTTTTCTTTTATGATGCGGCAGATAGGATTCATAAAAATGCGAAAGATGCTACAAATGCAATTGCGCAGGGCGACGAATTAAGAATGATGCTTTTAGGTTTGAAACGATTCACCAAACACTCTGGCCTCAACAGTAAAGCTAAGCGCCGGTTAATAGCGGAAAAATTGATTGACGAGAACAAGTATTGTTTCTAA
- a CDS encoding DUF6249 domain-containing protein, translating into MKLDELLMVAVVFFSIITFVKILSAHFLKRKLIKAGHFEKAGILEQDAEIEVKKQVKYDQYPALKWGLVAFFGGLGFIVMELLAASNPMFKQYDSAMPYGIFFVSISIGFLLYYRIMSRKVKE; encoded by the coding sequence ATGAAATTAGATGAATTATTAATGGTTGCCGTGGTGTTCTTTAGTATCATCACCTTTGTGAAAATCTTATCTGCACATTTTTTAAAAAGAAAACTGATTAAAGCAGGCCATTTCGAAAAGGCAGGTATTTTGGAGCAGGATGCAGAAATTGAAGTAAAGAAACAGGTAAAATACGATCAGTATCCAGCTTTAAAATGGGGTCTGGTAGCATTTTTTGGTGGACTTGGATTCATTGTTATGGAATTGTTGGCGGCTTCAAATCCAATGTTTAAGCAGTATGATAGCGCAATGCCTTACGGAATCTTTTTTGTTTCTATTTCAATTGGTTTTCTGCTGTATTACCGAATTATGAGCAGAAAAGTAAAAGAGTAA
- a CDS encoding WD40/YVTN/BNR-like repeat-containing protein has product MNILTHGLKRSGFFLLLAGMLIQPGFLQAKKKTTEPVVDSLLNSKLVNGLKFRNIGPATTSGRIADFAVNPNNHSEYYVGIASGNIFKTINNGTTWQPVFDKYGSYSIGVVTMDPNNSNVVWAGTGENNHQRALAYGDGVYKTMDGGKSWKNMGLKESRHIGGIVVDPRNSNIVFVAAEGSVWGPGGDRGLYKTTDGGESWNKVLEISENTGVNNVIIDPVEPNIMYATSEQRRRHVYAKINGGPESAIYKSTDGGENWRKLKSGLPEVDMGGMGIAVSPVNHNYVYAIIEAAEDKSGFFRSTDRGESWTKMSDYASSGQYYNEIYCDPLDINKVYSVETRSQFTEDGGKTWTRMGLKDRHVDDHALWIDPSDTNHFMIGGDGGIYESFDAGDTYLFKCNLSVTQFYRVQVDNALPFYNVYGGTQDNNTLGGPSQNISKKGVTNADWEPILGGDGFWAQIDPTDPNIVYCEYQYGNLYRYDKKSGEKIEIKAREPKGEPAYKWNWNAPVILSHHLNTRLYAAANKLLQSDDRGNTWKVISGDLTTGKDRDSFKVMGQYWSADAVKKHVSTSQFGTIISLAESPLKENFLYVGTDDGLIQVSENGGEQWVKYSSFPGIPQYTYVSDLLPSKHNENVIYASFDNRKRDDFKPYILKSSDKGKTWTNIAGNLPENGTVHTIEQDFIDPELLFVGTEFGVFFTKDEGENWIQLKSGIPTIAVRDLTIQKREGDLVAASFGRGFFILDDYSPLRSVTSQMIEQEAQLFPVKDALMYIQKGGKGSMGSTYFTAPNPEFGAVFTYYLKEVPKTAKQIRQEKEKELTKAGSYIPQPSWKEMEDEAKEVAPYLVFVVKDMDGNEVRRVADKAQKGINRTHWDLRFQSLNPIKDNEFKPTKEAKSGMLAMPGAYQVEMGMVRNGEYKLLTDAVSFKAVTLNNTSLPAENRAELVAFQQKVANMSRAIQGSMQLSNSYKSKINAIKMALLQTPGAGANLSAKVKDLQQEVDAIDFLFNGVEARASGEEIPPAQIPISNRIDNIIGAHWASTSGVTQTQKEQFKILKEEFPLALQRLHAVAKEMKMIEAELEKVGAPWTPDRLPVYEVE; this is encoded by the coding sequence ATGAATATCTTAACACATGGCTTGAAACGATCAGGCTTTTTCCTATTGCTCGCAGGGATGTTAATTCAGCCCGGATTTCTGCAGGCAAAAAAGAAAACAACCGAACCGGTTGTCGATTCATTACTTAACTCGAAACTGGTAAACGGTTTAAAATTCAGAAATATAGGACCTGCCACAACCTCGGGTCGTATTGCTGATTTTGCCGTAAATCCAAACAATCACAGCGAATACTACGTGGGAATTGCCAGTGGTAATATTTTTAAAACCATCAACAATGGAACCACCTGGCAACCAGTTTTTGATAAATATGGTTCGTATTCCATTGGAGTCGTTACTATGGATCCGAATAACAGTAATGTGGTTTGGGCAGGAACTGGAGAGAACAATCATCAAAGAGCTTTGGCTTATGGCGATGGAGTATATAAAACCATGGATGGCGGTAAAAGCTGGAAGAATATGGGTTTGAAAGAGTCTCGTCACATTGGTGGAATTGTTGTTGATCCGCGAAATTCAAATATCGTATTTGTTGCCGCAGAAGGTTCCGTTTGGGGACCAGGAGGCGATCGTGGTTTATACAAAACTACTGATGGAGGCGAAAGCTGGAATAAGGTGTTGGAAATAAGCGAAAATACGGGTGTTAATAATGTGATCATCGATCCCGTTGAGCCAAATATCATGTATGCCACATCAGAACAACGTCGCCGTCATGTGTATGCAAAAATTAATGGAGGACCCGAATCTGCAATTTATAAGTCCACTGATGGAGGAGAGAATTGGAGAAAACTAAAATCAGGATTGCCTGAAGTTGATATGGGAGGAATGGGAATTGCCGTTTCGCCGGTGAATCACAATTACGTGTATGCTATTATTGAGGCTGCTGAAGACAAAAGTGGATTTTTCCGCTCAACCGACAGAGGTGAATCGTGGACGAAAATGAGTGATTATGCAAGCAGCGGACAATACTATAATGAGATTTATTGCGATCCTCTTGATATAAATAAAGTATATTCGGTTGAAACCCGCTCTCAATTCACCGAAGATGGTGGAAAGACCTGGACTCGAATGGGATTAAAAGATCGCCATGTTGACGATCATGCACTTTGGATTGACCCGAGTGATACCAATCACTTCATGATTGGTGGTGACGGAGGAATCTACGAAAGTTTCGATGCGGGTGATACCTATCTTTTCAAATGCAACCTTTCTGTAACACAGTTTTACCGGGTTCAGGTTGACAATGCCTTGCCATTTTACAATGTTTATGGTGGAACTCAGGATAATAACACGCTTGGCGGGCCATCTCAAAATATCAGTAAAAAAGGAGTAACCAATGCCGATTGGGAACCAATTTTGGGTGGAGACGGATTTTGGGCACAGATCGATCCAACCGATCCAAACATTGTTTATTGCGAATATCAGTATGGTAATTTGTATCGTTACGATAAAAAAAGTGGTGAGAAAATTGAGATTAAAGCCCGCGAGCCAAAAGGCGAACCTGCTTACAAATGGAATTGGAACGCTCCGGTTATTCTCAGTCATCATTTAAATACCCGATTGTATGCCGCAGCTAATAAACTGTTGCAAAGCGACGATCGTGGAAACACCTGGAAAGTGATCAGTGGTGATTTAACAACGGGTAAAGATCGTGATTCATTTAAGGTAATGGGACAATATTGGTCGGCCGATGCAGTGAAAAAGCATGTATCAACCTCTCAGTTCGGAACGATAATTTCATTGGCAGAATCTCCACTAAAAGAGAACTTTCTGTATGTGGGAACTGATGATGGATTAATTCAGGTTAGTGAGAATGGCGGAGAGCAGTGGGTGAAGTATTCTTCATTCCCGGGAATACCTCAATACACATATGTGAGCGACTTATTGCCTTCGAAACACAACGAAAATGTGATTTATGCTTCGTTTGATAACCGCAAACGCGATGATTTTAAACCATACATTTTAAAGAGTTCTGATAAAGGAAAAACATGGACGAACATAGCCGGAAATCTTCCTGAAAATGGAACGGTACATACCATCGAACAAGATTTTATCGATCCTGAATTGTTATTTGTAGGAACAGAGTTTGGTGTGTTTTTCACCAAAGATGAAGGTGAGAATTGGATTCAGTTAAAATCTGGGATTCCAACCATTGCTGTTCGCGATCTTACTATCCAGAAACGCGAAGGCGATTTGGTAGCTGCTAGTTTTGGTCGCGGTTTCTTCATTCTGGATGATTATTCACCTTTGCGAAGTGTAACATCTCAAATGATTGAACAAGAAGCGCAGCTTTTCCCTGTAAAGGATGCCTTAATGTACATTCAAAAAGGAGGAAAAGGAAGCATGGGATCAACCTATTTTACTGCTCCGAATCCTGAGTTTGGTGCTGTTTTCACCTACTATCTTAAGGAAGTACCAAAAACAGCCAAACAAATCCGTCAGGAGAAAGAGAAAGAGCTTACCAAGGCAGGTTCTTACATTCCACAGCCAAGTTGGAAAGAGATGGAAGATGAGGCTAAGGAAGTGGCTCCATACCTTGTTTTTGTTGTGAAAGATATGGATGGGAATGAGGTAAGAAGAGTGGCTGATAAAGCTCAGAAGGGAATTAATCGTACCCATTGGGATCTTCGCTTCCAGTCTTTGAATCCTATAAAAGACAACGAATTCAAGCCAACCAAAGAAGCAAAATCGGGCATGTTGGCAATGCCGGGAGCTTATCAGGTTGAAATGGGAATGGTGAGGAATGGAGAATACAAATTGTTGACCGATGCCGTCTCTTTTAAAGCCGTAACCTTAAACAACACAAGTTTACCAGCCGAAAATCGTGCTGAATTGGTGGCTTTCCAGCAAAAAGTGGCAAATATGTCGAGAGCCATTCAGGGAAGCATGCAACTTAGCAATTCGTATAAAAGCAAAATTAATGCAATTAAAATGGCTCTGTTGCAAACACCGGGTGCCGGTGCAAATTTAAGTGCAAAAGTTAAAGACCTGCAGCAGGAAGTAGATGCAATTGATTTCCTGTTTAATGGAGTAGAAGCTCGTGCCAGTGGCGAAGAAATTCCACCTGCACAAATTCCAATATCAAACAGAATTGATAATATTATTGGAGCACATTGGGCCAGCACATCGGGTGTTACTCAAACGCAAAAAGAACAATTCAAAATTTTAAAAGAGGAATTTCCACTTGCATTACAACGACTTCATGCTGTTGCAAAAGAAATGAAGATGATTGAAGCAGAATTGGAAAAAGTGGGTGCTCCCTGGACACCAGATCGTCTTCCGGTTTACGAGGTAGAATAA
- a CDS encoding RNA polymerase sigma factor, with the protein MNETELIQQICNGNPQAFRYLVKQYERLVFHVAGRLLNQQEDLEDVAQEVFIKVHQKLPGFRGDSKLSTWIATIAYRVSVNHLRKRKPDVDIGESQYELLQHSRVSDENPEQLTQKKELKEMVKQMVDKLPAKYKTVLSLYHLEEYGYNEIVEITGLPEGTVKNYIFRARKMLKEMLEKSELTQDV; encoded by the coding sequence ATGAACGAAACCGAGCTGATACAACAGATATGTAATGGCAATCCTCAAGCTTTCCGATATTTGGTGAAGCAATATGAGCGATTGGTGTTTCATGTAGCCGGAAGATTGTTGAATCAACAGGAAGATTTGGAGGATGTGGCGCAGGAGGTTTTCATAAAGGTGCATCAGAAACTGCCCGGATTTAGAGGTGATTCGAAACTTTCGACCTGGATTGCAACCATCGCTTACCGGGTATCGGTGAATCATTTAAGAAAGCGAAAGCCCGATGTAGATATTGGCGAATCGCAATATGAACTGCTTCAACACAGCAGAGTTTCGGATGAAAACCCAGAGCAGTTGACGCAGAAAAAAGAGTTGAAAGAGATGGTTAAACAAATGGTTGACAAACTGCCGGCTAAGTACAAAACGGTTTTGAGTTTGTATCATTTGGAGGAATATGGATACAATGAGATTGTTGAAATTACAGGATTGCCCGAGGGAACTGTGAAAAACTATATTTTTAGAGCCAGGAAAATGCTGAAAGAAATGTTGGAGAAAAGCGAATTGACCCAAGATGTTTAA